GCGCTAGCCTTTTTCTTGGGAATGTGCACCTTCTTGGCGATCTCCAAAAATGTGAAGACCGCCGTCGGCCTTGGCTTGGCTGTGATCGTGATCCAATCGATCACGGTTCCCGCGAACAATTTGATCTACACCTACCTGTTGAAAGAGGGTGCGTTGGCACGCTTTCTGGGCAGCGAATATGCAACGCTGAACTTGGAATTCCTGGGCTTTATCAGCTATATCGGCGTGATCGCCGCGATGGTCCAGATTCTCGAGATGGTGTTGGATCGCTTCTTTCCACCGCTATACAACGCGTTGGGAATCTTCCTGCCGTTGATCACCGTGAACTGCGCCATCTTGGGTGGTAGTTTGTTCATGGTCCAACGCGAATACGATTTCGCACAGAGCGTTACCTACGGTTTCGGCTCGGGCGTTGGATGGGCGTTGGCGATCGCCGCCCTTGCGGGAATTCGCGAGAAGATGAAGTACTC
Above is a genomic segment from Rosistilla ulvae containing:
- the nqrE gene encoding NADH:ubiquinone reductase (Na(+)-transporting) subunit E; this translates as MTIFMKAVFIENLALAFFLGMCTFLAISKNVKTAVGLGLAVIVIQSITVPANNLIYTYLLKEGALARFLGSEYATLNLEFLGFISYIGVIAAMVQILEMVLDRFFPPLYNALGIFLPLITVNCAILGGSLFMVQREYDFAQSVTYGFGSGVGWALAIAALAGIREKMKYSDVPPGLRGLGITFITVGLMAMAFMAFGGI